One window from the genome of Deinococcus misasensis DSM 22328 encodes:
- a CDS encoding helix-turn-helix domain-containing protein has product MSESSEVLYLGIPANSLLVQQLVQSITKAVKDSVQVPEGKLLITVEEAAELLGISEARVRGMANAGSLPGVVRNEEGAGKILFKRAVLVQWASTEEVI; this is encoded by the coding sequence ATGAGTGAGAGCAGCGAAGTCTTATACCTCGGAATCCCAGCCAACAGCCTTCTGGTCCAGCAATTGGTCCAGAGCATCACGAAAGCCGTCAAAGATTCGGTGCAGGTGCCAGAGGGCAAACTGCTGATCACCGTAGAGGAAGCCGCAGAGCTTCTGGGCATCAGTGAAGCCCGTGTGCGTGGCATGGCCAACGCTGGAAGCCTGCCCGGTGTGGTCCGCAACGAAGAAGGGGCCGGCAAGATCCTGTTCAAGCGTGCGGTGCTGGTCCAGTGGGCTTCCACAGAAGAGGTGATTTGA
- a CDS encoding helix-turn-helix transcriptional regulator: MDNLSDLIREAREAKLLTQKELAEAIGVAPETISTWERGANTPRKPILRKVFAYLEIPLKNLEQKKGTAHE; this comes from the coding sequence ATGGACAACCTTAGCGACCTTATACGGGAAGCTCGGGAGGCTAAATTGTTGACTCAAAAAGAGCTTGCCGAGGCCATAGGAGTAGCACCAGAAACAATTTCGACTTGGGAACGCGGGGCAAACACCCCTCGAAAACCCATCCTACGGAAGGTTTTTGCTTACCTTGAAATTCCTCTAAAAAATTTAGAACAAAAGAAGGGAACTGCACATGAGTGA
- a CDS encoding LexA family protein translates to MSPKLSDSTAEEMLRQRMRENDLDQLGVARVAGKSRTWVGNQLFANPLKTLWTMYLSEPQTLRALSKAFGYENEYTLLIALGLFDTETITNLAQHIDVSRTAAFPLNPNAEPASLTVKIPIYGTVGAGLKKIHAHDHPSEFVEFDMRELPKAVDVAKLFILVVNGDSMSDEFVTRQIPHGSKILVESDAIPTDGKIVVAWIPQLETGVVKQYFSKGEDTLLRSYKVGGPTFWASQYPDMVLEGVVRRVIWEP, encoded by the coding sequence ATGAGCCCGAAACTAAGCGACAGTACAGCAGAAGAGATGTTGCGCCAGCGGATGAGGGAAAATGACCTGGATCAGCTTGGGGTAGCTCGTGTGGCTGGCAAGTCCCGCACTTGGGTTGGTAACCAACTGTTCGCTAACCCTCTTAAGACGCTCTGGACGATGTATCTTTCAGAACCCCAGACCCTTAGAGCGCTTTCAAAAGCTTTTGGATATGAAAATGAATACACCTTATTGATTGCGCTAGGCTTGTTCGATACAGAGACAATTACCAATTTGGCACAGCATATAGATGTGTCCCGTACAGCTGCGTTCCCATTGAACCCCAATGCAGAACCAGCAAGCCTTACTGTCAAAATTCCCATTTATGGCACAGTCGGCGCTGGCCTGAAAAAGATCCATGCCCACGACCACCCTTCAGAATTCGTGGAATTCGACATGCGGGAACTGCCCAAAGCTGTGGATGTGGCCAAGCTTTTCATTCTGGTCGTCAATGGAGACAGCATGTCTGATGAGTTCGTGACCCGCCAGATTCCACACGGCAGCAAGATTCTGGTGGAAAGTGACGCCATCCCAACGGACGGGAAAATCGTGGTGGCCTGGATTCCACAGCTGGAAACCGGAGTGGTCAAACAATACTTCTCCAAAGGGGAAGACACCCTTCTCAGGTCTTACAAGGTGGGTGGGCCAACCTTCTGGGCCTCCCAGTACCCGGATATGGTGCTGGAAGGCGTGGTGCGGAGGGTGATCTGGGAGCCGTAA
- a CDS encoding sensor histidine kinase, translating into MAEISKNFEVDARMIPLLGDHLIKDPSLAVFELIKNAYDADAATVYVDFIDFDDPNKARIIISDDGTGMNLETINNVWLKLGINHKMKSLLSNTRTTKYHRLPLGGKGIGRFSVHKLGRKITLHTKSENDPEISLKINWEEFNRDVALHDIPVVIETDLKYQFAPDQTGTFIEISSLRDEWSVGQIKNLHNSIASIISPFKNKSDFNIYFNIDPMPEGYVPPLGLESIREFALFHIRGVCNEINNRIKYVYEYKFQPYKNMLNKISPRYAVSEYMDIKVKKGEQIPDTLKGIGKFEFEFMIFDRDNYVIKLYNGNKKDLKDYLDQNGGVRVYRDGIRIFNYGEKGVDWLSLDVNRVNSPTKRISNNIILGSINLRYPDSEGLIEKTNREGFIENEKYDAFTKIVASIISDITLERNKDKDKIRMYYKTSKINKNQEDLSSEFKELREMINSGESKEAIDQHIKYMEFKYNEFKSSITSAAQIGAGLSLVIHEVEKGISSIRQLFEEQYDYEIIREKVYDISKIVDNLSGFIRNDNKKKEKLKKIVDQSIFNLQIRMKRHGIKLSKVYDENISGIEIDAFRMLMISITNIIENAVWWTSRYSEDKMIYIEITDRINGNPMIIIADSGPGFIDEEEYLIRPFFTRKPDGMGLGLFLANEVMEGRRGALRFSDSREVQIPEIYKGAVVILDLGEHNA; encoded by the coding sequence ATGGCAGAAATAAGCAAAAACTTCGAAGTCGATGCTAGGATGATACCACTTTTGGGTGATCATTTAATAAAAGATCCAAGTCTTGCTGTATTTGAGCTTATTAAAAATGCTTATGATGCTGATGCGGCGACTGTTTATGTAGATTTTATTGATTTTGATGATCCAAATAAGGCAAGAATTATTATATCTGATGATGGAACTGGAATGAATTTAGAAACTATAAATAATGTTTGGCTCAAATTGGGTATTAACCATAAAATGAAATCTCTATTATCAAATACTAGAACCACAAAATACCATAGACTTCCTTTAGGTGGTAAGGGAATAGGTAGATTTTCCGTTCACAAGCTTGGAAGGAAAATTACTTTGCATACGAAATCTGAAAATGATCCTGAAATTTCCCTAAAGATTAACTGGGAAGAATTCAATAGAGATGTAGCTTTACATGACATACCTGTTGTAATAGAAACAGATTTAAAATATCAATTTGCTCCGGATCAAACTGGAACATTTATAGAAATAAGTTCACTTCGAGATGAATGGTCTGTGGGCCAAATTAAAAATCTGCACAATTCCATCGCTTCAATAATCTCTCCTTTTAAAAATAAGTCTGATTTTAATATATATTTCAACATTGATCCTATGCCAGAGGGATATGTTCCACCTCTCGGACTAGAGAGTATAAGGGAATTTGCCTTATTCCACATTAGAGGAGTCTGTAATGAGATAAATAATAGGATAAAATACGTTTATGAATATAAATTCCAACCATATAAAAATATGCTCAATAAGATTAGTCCCCGTTATGCTGTGAGTGAATATATGGATATAAAAGTCAAAAAAGGTGAGCAAATACCTGATACATTGAAGGGTATTGGAAAATTTGAATTCGAGTTCATGATTTTCGATAGAGATAATTATGTAATTAAGCTTTATAATGGTAATAAAAAAGATCTAAAAGATTATTTAGATCAAAACGGCGGTGTGAGAGTCTATAGGGATGGTATAAGAATTTTCAATTATGGCGAAAAAGGTGTTGACTGGCTTTCGCTCGATGTTAATAGAGTTAATTCGCCAACAAAAAGGATTAGCAATAATATAATTTTGGGTTCTATAAACCTGAGATACCCCGATAGTGAAGGCCTGATTGAAAAAACTAATAGAGAGGGTTTCATTGAAAATGAAAAGTATGATGCGTTTACTAAAATTGTTGCTAGTATAATCAGTGATATCACATTAGAGAGAAATAAAGATAAAGATAAAATTAGGATGTATTATAAAACCAGTAAGATCAATAAGAACCAAGAAGATCTATCCAGCGAATTTAAAGAGCTTAGAGAAATGATAAATAGTGGCGAATCTAAAGAGGCTATAGATCAGCATATAAAATATATGGAATTTAAATATAATGAATTTAAAAGTAGTATTACCAGTGCCGCTCAAATTGGTGCTGGATTATCATTAGTAATACATGAAGTAGAGAAGGGTATATCTTCGATCAGGCAACTTTTCGAGGAGCAGTACGATTATGAAATTATTAGAGAAAAGGTTTATGATATTTCCAAAATAGTAGATAATTTGTCTGGATTTATAAGAAATGATAATAAAAAGAAGGAAAAATTAAAAAAAATAGTTGACCAGTCAATTTTTAATTTGCAAATTCGAATGAAGAGGCATGGTATTAAATTAAGCAAGGTATATGACGAAAACATATCTGGAATTGAAATTGATGCTTTTAGAATGTTGATGATATCTATTACAAATATAATAGAAAATGCCGTATGGTGGACATCAAGATATTCTGAAGATAAAATGATTTATATTGAAATAACAGATAGAATTAATGGAAATCCAATGATAATTATTGCTGATTCTGGCCCAGGATTTATTGATGAGGAGGAATACTTGATCCGCCCATTTTTTACTAGAAAGCCTGATGGCATGGGGCTAGGTTTGTTCTTGGCAAATGAAGTTATGGAAGGAAGAAGAGGAGCTCTTAGATTTTCTGACAGTAGAGAAGTTCAAATACCTGAGATTTATAAGGGAGCAGTCGTAATTCTTGACTTGGGGGAACATAATGCTTGA
- a CDS encoding tyrosine-type recombinase/integrase, which yields MNKRGHGEGTIGKRPDGTYYASLMVGYQKDGKPLRKWVYGKTRKEVQAKLDQLKELKKRGVTTDLTLAGLMDRWLDFKASQVRPATLESYRMLLDQYVKPEIGDIRLDKLTALNLQEFYSKLPSLSQQKKGKERKPLSARTCKYVHTLIKGILDQAVRWDLLWRNVADQVMPPKAEKKDVEFWDAEEAMRFLEACKSHRLYPLFYLAITTGLRRSELLGVRWEDIDFARGWLKIRHAVKQGMRGVPTEVSKPKTRAGERTIALGEDMLDLLRQVPRDPSGWVFASEAGTPIEPRNLNRVFYDLIQKAGVRKIRLHDLRHSYASLAIRRGIPVKTLAERLGHTDVSFTLNTYAHVYDEQRRAAGLSLADLVQEPVQQSVQQSPQKTDENPEKSEETKSKKRFFGQ from the coding sequence ATGAATAAACGTGGTCACGGCGAAGGTACAATTGGCAAGCGTCCAGACGGCACTTATTACGCTTCCCTGATGGTGGGTTACCAGAAAGATGGGAAACCCTTGCGCAAGTGGGTCTATGGCAAGACCCGCAAAGAAGTGCAAGCCAAACTGGACCAGTTGAAGGAACTGAAAAAGCGTGGGGTCACCACAGACCTCACGCTGGCTGGCTTGATGGACAGGTGGCTGGACTTCAAAGCCTCGCAGGTCAGACCGGCCACGCTGGAATCTTACCGGATGCTTCTGGACCAGTATGTCAAACCAGAGATTGGTGACATCCGGCTGGACAAACTGACTGCTTTGAACTTGCAGGAGTTTTATTCAAAGCTGCCGTCTTTGTCTCAGCAGAAGAAGGGCAAGGAGCGCAAGCCTTTGTCTGCCCGGACGTGCAAGTACGTGCACACCCTGATCAAGGGCATTCTGGATCAGGCGGTCCGGTGGGATTTGCTCTGGCGGAACGTGGCCGACCAGGTGATGCCTCCAAAGGCAGAGAAGAAGGACGTGGAGTTCTGGGATGCAGAAGAGGCCATGCGCTTTCTGGAGGCCTGCAAGAGCCACCGTCTGTACCCTTTGTTTTACCTGGCGATCACCACGGGTTTGCGGCGTTCTGAGCTGTTGGGTGTCCGTTGGGAGGACATCGACTTTGCCAGAGGTTGGTTGAAGATCCGCCATGCGGTCAAGCAGGGCATGCGGGGTGTGCCCACAGAGGTCAGCAAGCCCAAGACCAGAGCAGGGGAGAGGACCATTGCTCTGGGTGAAGACATGCTGGATCTGCTCAGGCAGGTGCCCAGAGATCCCAGCGGTTGGGTGTTTGCTTCTGAAGCAGGAACCCCCATAGAGCCCCGCAACCTGAACCGGGTGTTTTACGACCTGATCCAGAAGGCAGGGGTGCGCAAGATCCGCTTGCATGACCTGAGGCATTCTTATGCTTCTCTGGCCATCCGCAGGGGCATTCCGGTGAAGACGCTGGCGGAGCGTTTGGGCCACACCGATGTTTCATTTACCCTGAACACATACGCCCATGTTTACGATGAACAGCGGCGTGCTGCAGGTTTGTCTCTGGCGGATCTGGTGCAGGAACCCGTACAACAATCTGTACAACAATCCCCACAAAAAACCGATGAAAACCCCGAAAAATCGGAGGAAACAAAATCAAAAAAACGTTTTTTTGGACAATGA
- a CDS encoding tetratricopeptide repeat-containing diguanylate cyclase translates to MPRPVALPEPLNHWITEAQAWTYQEPQKALDFARQARVLLTEQAPLDVQLEVRRCFVNCLSSAGENHEGLREAWELLALAVEAGDVHTEATADQLIATMLSSIGQYEQSLPYFQEARRLSESLDEEQFAIATLNLADTLEKLGRMTDAEHTYQSVLDLPAHHPQVQVVQSYARLSLVDVRVLEFEMAVLPVSALEPEVPVLRQVAEEARGARDRFLELYAHSLATRLLIHLNRLPEAEAHFAQSWAIAQELDQPTAWASAYEARAFLYCLQDDHTEAMQSFEEAARQLEQVGTNGELLQLLNSYVRYLRFWKQHEKAFEVLWKLHTLDRSVRTEGVILQAQMVALQGQIEVERKANELHVQHVQELQHLQKQLQEQNKLLEKLSREDELTGVFNRRHAVHLLREMGASTGCALLLFDVDHFKKVNDLFGHSMGDAVLKGIADIVRLHLQEGDVFGRLGGEEFVVALHTPCLIQAEQLAWRLCKAVSESRWPGMGDRNVTLSIGVTLFTSGTLETALHIADEALYEAKGQGRNGVVTRPARV, encoded by the coding sequence ATGCCACGCCCTGTTGCCCTCCCTGAGCCCCTCAACCATTGGATCACCGAAGCTCAGGCGTGGACCTACCAGGAGCCGCAAAAAGCCCTGGACTTTGCACGTCAGGCAAGGGTGCTCCTGACCGAACAGGCCCCTCTGGACGTGCAACTGGAGGTTCGCAGGTGTTTTGTGAACTGCCTTTCCAGCGCAGGTGAAAACCACGAAGGCTTGCGTGAGGCGTGGGAACTGCTGGCTCTGGCTGTGGAAGCTGGAGACGTGCACACCGAAGCCACCGCCGATCAATTGATTGCCACCATGCTGTCCAGCATCGGGCAGTACGAGCAGAGCTTGCCTTACTTTCAGGAGGCCCGCAGGCTCAGTGAAAGTCTGGATGAGGAGCAGTTTGCCATTGCCACCCTGAATCTGGCAGACACCCTTGAGAAACTCGGGCGCATGACCGATGCCGAACACACCTACCAGAGCGTGCTGGATTTGCCTGCCCACCATCCACAGGTGCAGGTGGTGCAGTCTTATGCCCGTCTGAGTCTGGTGGATGTGCGGGTGCTGGAGTTTGAGATGGCGGTTTTGCCCGTGTCGGCTCTGGAGCCTGAAGTGCCGGTGCTCCGTCAGGTGGCTGAAGAGGCCAGAGGGGCCAGAGACCGGTTTCTGGAACTGTATGCCCACAGTCTGGCCACACGGTTGCTGATTCACCTGAACCGTTTGCCTGAGGCCGAAGCGCACTTTGCACAGTCCTGGGCCATTGCTCAGGAGTTGGATCAGCCCACGGCATGGGCCAGTGCTTACGAGGCCAGAGCCTTTCTGTACTGCCTGCAAGACGACCACACCGAAGCCATGCAGTCTTTTGAGGAAGCCGCAAGGCAACTGGAACAGGTGGGCACCAACGGGGAACTCCTGCAACTGCTCAATTCTTACGTGCGTTACCTGAGGTTCTGGAAGCAGCACGAGAAAGCTTTCGAGGTGCTCTGGAAGCTGCACACCCTGGACCGTTCCGTGCGAACCGAAGGGGTGATTTTGCAGGCCCAGATGGTGGCTTTGCAAGGCCAGATCGAGGTGGAACGCAAAGCCAACGAGTTGCATGTGCAGCACGTTCAGGAGCTGCAACACCTGCAAAAACAACTGCAAGAGCAGAACAAGCTGCTGGAAAAACTGTCCCGAGAAGATGAACTGACTGGGGTTTTCAACCGAAGGCATGCCGTTCACTTGCTCCGTGAAATGGGTGCCAGCACCGGGTGTGCCCTGCTGCTTTTCGATGTGGACCACTTCAAGAAGGTCAATGACCTTTTTGGCCACAGCATGGGGGATGCGGTTCTGAAGGGCATCGCAGACATTGTGCGCCTGCACCTGCAAGAAGGGGATGTGTTTGGCCGGTTGGGTGGCGAAGAGTTTGTGGTGGCCCTGCACACCCCGTGCCTGATTCAAGCAGAGCAACTGGCTTGGAGGCTGTGCAAGGCGGTGTCCGAATCCAGATGGCCCGGCATGGGAGACCGCAATGTCACCCTCAGCATTGGGGTGACCCTGTTCACCTCTGGAACGCTGGAGACTGCCCTCCACATTGCCGATGAAGCCCTCTATGAAGCCAAAGGACAGGGCCGCAACGGTGTGGTGACAAGGCCTGCCAGAGTCTGA
- a CDS encoding ribonuclease domain-containing protein: protein MGLNKRWLLGVLLVLTSSVGCARDVPAVKLSQLPREVQNTYQLILKGGPFPYRKDGSVFQNREKRLPIQPANYYREYTVPTPGETDRGARRIVCGPKLDCFYTSDHYRSFRRILK, encoded by the coding sequence ATGGGTCTGAACAAGAGATGGCTGCTCGGGGTGCTGCTGGTGCTGACCTCCTCGGTGGGGTGTGCCAGAGATGTGCCTGCTGTGAAACTGTCACAGCTTCCCAGAGAAGTCCAGAACACCTATCAACTGATCCTCAAGGGTGGCCCTTTTCCTTACCGCAAAGACGGTTCGGTGTTTCAGAACCGTGAGAAAAGATTGCCGATCCAGCCTGCCAATTACTACCGTGAGTACACCGTGCCCACACCCGGCGAAACCGACCGGGGTGCCCGGCGCATCGTCTGTGGCCCAAAGCTGGACTGCTTTTACACCAGCGACCACTACCGTTCATTCCGGAGGATCCTCAAATGA
- a CDS encoding barstar family protein: MTDLSLNTLEDCGILPLHTDEATLRTEALQEGYAFMCVDLGIVTEKQDLLYAFASDLEFPEYFGQNWDALSDCLMDLSWREAEGYVLVLEGTHHLEEALGEDYDILMEILEETIKFWQEQDTPFWVFLT; the protein is encoded by the coding sequence ATGACCGACCTCAGCCTGAACACCCTGGAAGATTGCGGCATCCTGCCCCTCCACACCGATGAAGCGACCCTGCGCACGGAAGCCCTGCAAGAAGGTTATGCCTTCATGTGCGTGGATCTGGGCATCGTCACCGAAAAACAGGATCTGCTGTATGCCTTTGCCTCAGATCTGGAATTCCCAGAGTACTTCGGACAGAACTGGGATGCCCTTTCTGATTGCCTGATGGACCTGTCGTGGCGTGAAGCCGAGGGTTACGTGCTGGTGCTGGAAGGCACCCACCACCTTGAGGAAGCCCTCGGGGAAGATTACGACATCCTGATGGAAATTCTGGAGGAAACCATCAAGTTCTGGCAGGAGCAGGACACGCCGTTCTGGGTGTTTTTGACCTGA
- a CDS encoding antibiotic biosynthesis monooxygenase family protein translates to MILEVAILNVIPGKQSEFEQAFEQAQSIISGMKGYLSHGLQKCLEQDSQYVLLVRWETLEDHTVGFRGSPEYQQWKALLHHFYDPFPTVEHYVQVF, encoded by the coding sequence ATGATCCTTGAAGTGGCCATTCTGAACGTGATTCCCGGCAAACAGTCTGAATTCGAGCAGGCTTTTGAACAGGCCCAGAGCATCATCTCGGGCATGAAAGGGTACCTCTCCCACGGGTTGCAGAAATGTCTGGAGCAGGACAGCCAGTATGTTTTGCTGGTGCGCTGGGAGACTCTGGAAGACCACACGGTGGGTTTCAGGGGCAGTCCAGAGTATCAACAGTGGAAAGCCTTGCTGCACCATTTCTATGATCCTTTTCCAACAGTTGAACATTATGTTCAAGTGTTTTGA
- a CDS encoding 2-isopropylmalate synthase, producing MRHIKIFDTTLRDGEQSPGVALNHAQKLEIAHQLARLGVDIIEAGFAISSPGDFECIQRIAQEVHGPVICSLARLNKADIERAAMALEPADKRRIHVFTSASKIHLEKMLKKTPEQILELSHEMIQFALQFTDDVEFSAQDVMRADPEFVYQLYRVAIEAGATTINIPDTVGYGSPNEYGRIIRTIYDDVVAGRNVAISTHCHDDLGMATALSLAAVENGATQIECTINGIGERAGNTSLEEVVMAIHTRKDWYHAETKINTRELYRASRLVSRLTGMPVQPNKAIVGDNAFAHESGIHQDGVLKHKDTYEIMNAELVGREAAVMVMGKHSGRAAFRKALSDLGYTFTDEKINALFARFKELADRKGQIYADDLRALVEARTDVPQTFTLQGFQITSGLNITPVAFVRLSTPEGIVEATAHGDGPVAAAFSAINQITGITPELDTYRIQAVTRGSEALGEVSITARYQNMHITGQSVATDVVESSARAWIRVINQIVAGMGKTKVATDAAESL from the coding sequence ACCACCCTCCGTGACGGCGAACAATCCCCCGGCGTGGCCCTCAACCACGCACAAAAACTTGAAATTGCCCACCAGCTGGCCCGTCTGGGTGTGGACATCATCGAAGCGGGATTTGCCATCTCCTCCCCCGGCGACTTTGAGTGCATCCAGCGCATCGCTCAGGAGGTGCACGGTCCGGTGATCTGCTCTCTGGCCCGCCTCAACAAAGCCGACATCGAACGTGCAGCCATGGCCCTTGAGCCCGCCGACAAGCGCCGCATCCACGTGTTCACCTCGGCATCCAAAATTCACCTGGAGAAGATGCTCAAGAAAACCCCCGAGCAAATTCTGGAACTCAGCCACGAGATGATCCAGTTTGCCCTGCAATTCACCGACGATGTGGAATTCAGCGCTCAGGACGTGATGCGCGCCGACCCCGAGTTCGTGTACCAGCTTTACCGCGTGGCCATTGAAGCCGGAGCCACCACCATCAACATCCCCGACACCGTGGGTTACGGTTCTCCCAACGAATACGGACGCATCATCCGCACCATTTACGACGATGTGGTGGCCGGACGCAACGTGGCCATCTCCACCCACTGCCACGATGACCTTGGCATGGCCACCGCCCTCAGCCTTGCTGCTGTGGAAAACGGAGCCACCCAGATCGAGTGCACCATCAACGGCATCGGTGAACGGGCTGGAAACACCTCTCTGGAAGAAGTGGTGATGGCGATCCACACCCGCAAAGACTGGTACCACGCCGAGACCAAAATCAACACCCGCGAACTGTACCGCGCTTCCCGTCTGGTGTCCCGCCTCACCGGAATGCCCGTGCAGCCCAACAAGGCCATCGTCGGAGACAATGCTTTTGCACACGAGTCTGGCATCCACCAGGACGGGGTCCTCAAGCACAAAGACACCTACGAAATCATGAACGCCGAACTGGTGGGCCGCGAAGCCGCCGTGATGGTGATGGGCAAGCACTCGGGCCGCGCCGCGTTCAGAAAAGCCCTCTCTGACCTCGGATACACCTTCACTGACGAGAAGATCAATGCCCTGTTTGCCCGCTTCAAAGAACTCGCAGACCGCAAAGGCCAGATTTACGCCGATGACCTGCGCGCACTGGTCGAGGCCCGCACCGACGTTCCCCAGACTTTCACCCTTCAAGGCTTCCAGATCACCTCGGGCCTGAACATCACCCCTGTGGCCTTCGTGCGCCTCTCTACGCCAGAGGGCATCGTGGAAGCCACCGCTCACGGAGATGGACCTGTGGCCGCCGCCTTCAGTGCCATCAACCAGATCACCGGCATCACCCCAGAGCTGGACACCTACCGCATTCAGGCCGTCACCCGTGGTTCTGAAGCTCTGGGAGAGGTGTCCATCACTGCCCGCTACCAGAACATGCACATCACCGGCCAGAGCGTTGCCACTGACGTGGTGGAATCTTCTGCCCGGGCATGGATCCGCGTGATCAACCAGATTGTGGCCGGAATGGGCAAAACCAAAGTGGCCACCGACGCCGCAGAAAGCCTGTAA